The Anabaena sp. WA102 genome contains a region encoding:
- a CDS encoding DUF2237 family protein, giving the protein MTEAKNVLGTKLEICCTSPMTGFYRDGFCTTGGQDTGMHVVCAQVTEEFLQYTKSQGNDLSTPAPYFSFPGLKPGDCWCLCAARWQEALEDGVAPTVVLEATHARALEVCNLADLQKHRVIRNQENG; this is encoded by the coding sequence ATGACAGAAGCTAAAAACGTACTGGGTACAAAATTAGAAATTTGCTGCACTTCTCCCATGACTGGATTTTACCGTGACGGGTTTTGTACCACAGGTGGACAAGATACGGGAATGCACGTCGTTTGCGCTCAAGTCACAGAGGAATTTTTGCAATATACTAAATCCCAAGGCAATGATTTGAGTACACCTGCACCTTATTTTAGTTTTCCCGGTTTAAAACCCGGTGATTGTTGGTGTTTATGCGCTGCAAGGTGGCAAGAAGCCCTAGAAGATGGTGTAGCACCGACCGTGGTTTTAGAAGCCACTCATGCTAGGGCGTTAGAAGTTTGTAATTTAGCAGATTTGCAAAAACATCGGGTAATTCGTAATCAGGAAAATGGGTAA
- a CDS encoding cyclic peptide export ABC transporter: MNLIYFLLRSSWTMVAIAIITGFFSGGSSAGLIALISSAASKSNAAPLTTIAWGFVGLVTVALITGVISQIMLIRLSQNAVLQLRMQLSRQILASELSHLEQLGNPRLLATLTEDVQAVANAVYVIPFLCIDMSMALGCLLYITWLSWLVFIMVVLLMLVAIGSCKWLLDRGEKLLALAREDQDALFNNFSTITAGIKELKLHYQRRQFFLSNRLEATASRFRNHNVQGLTLFATTTSWGKLIFFFAIGFVLFILPHLFAIDAETLSGYILTFTYLMLPMDNISNNLPLISKASVALQKIESLGLSLASRAELATAPPNSLINWHSLQLQNITHTYYTDKEDNSFILGPINLTLYPQELVFIVGGNGSGKSSLAKLITGLYIPENGEIILDENLITENNREWYRQHFSVVFSDFYLFEELLGLENNNLDIQAQKYLEKLQLDHKVKIKNGQLSTTALSQGQRKRLALLTAYLENRQIYLFDEWAADQDPLFKDIFYTQLLPELKAQGKTILVISHDDHYFHLADRIIKLNYGKIEFDKLP, from the coding sequence ATGAATCTAATTTACTTTCTTTTGCGTTCTTCTTGGACAATGGTAGCAATAGCCATTATTACAGGTTTTTTCAGTGGTGGTAGTAGCGCGGGATTAATTGCCCTCATTAGTAGTGCTGCGAGTAAAAGCAATGCTGCACCTCTGACAACTATAGCCTGGGGTTTCGTCGGTTTAGTCACCGTGGCCTTAATTACCGGCGTGATTTCCCAAATCATGTTAATTCGCTTATCTCAAAATGCCGTTTTGCAATTAAGAATGCAGTTAAGTCGGCAAATATTAGCATCGGAATTAAGTCATTTAGAACAATTAGGAAATCCTCGCTTATTAGCCACTTTAACAGAAGATGTCCAAGCCGTAGCAAATGCTGTCTATGTCATTCCATTTTTATGTATTGATATGTCCATGGCTTTAGGATGTTTACTATATATAACTTGGCTATCTTGGTTAGTATTTATCATGGTTGTGCTTTTAATGTTAGTAGCTATTGGTAGTTGTAAATGGTTATTAGATAGAGGAGAAAAATTATTAGCTTTAGCCCGTGAAGATCAAGATGCCTTATTTAATAACTTTAGCACTATTACAGCCGGAATCAAAGAACTTAAACTCCACTATCAACGCCGACAATTTTTCCTCAGCAATCGTCTAGAAGCCACAGCCAGCAGATTTAGAAATCACAATGTTCAAGGTTTAACTTTATTTGCGACAACTACCAGTTGGGGTAAATTAATATTTTTCTTTGCTATTGGTTTTGTCCTCTTTATTTTACCGCATTTATTCGCTATTGATGCCGAAACCTTATCCGGTTATATTCTCACATTTACTTATTTAATGTTGCCGATGGATAATATTTCCAATAATTTGCCCCTCATTAGTAAAGCCAGCGTTGCTTTACAAAAAATCGAATCTTTAGGTTTATCTTTAGCCAGTCGGGCAGAACTTGCCACTGCACCTCCTAATTCTCTCATAAATTGGCACAGTTTACAACTTCAAAATATTACGCATACTTATTACACAGACAAAGAAGATAATAGCTTTATTCTTGGTCCAATTAATCTTACCCTTTATCCTCAAGAACTAGTTTTTATTGTTGGTGGTAATGGTAGCGGTAAATCATCTTTAGCCAAATTAATTACAGGGTTATACATTCCTGAAAATGGCGAAATTATTTTAGATGAAAATTTGATTACAGAAAATAACCGTGAATGGTATCGTCAACATTTCTCTGTAGTATTTTCAGATTTTTATTTATTTGAAGAACTACTAGGATTAGAAAATAATAACTTAGATATTCAAGCCCAAAAATATTTAGAGAAATTGCAACTTGATCATAAAGTCAAAATCAAAAATGGACAACTTTCCACTACAGCCCTTTCTCAAGGACAAAGAAAACGCCTCGCATTACTAACAGCATATTTAGAAAATCGGCAAATTTATCTATTTGATGAATGGGCTGCTGATCAAGATCCCTTGTTCAAAGATATATTCTATACTCAATTACTGCCAGAATTGAAAGCCCAGGGAAAAACAATTTTAGTAATTAGTCATGATGATCATTATTTTCATTTAGCCGATAGAATTATTAAATTAAACTATGGTAAAATTGAATTTGATAAACTTCCATAA